A region from the Alnus glutinosa chromosome 5, dhAlnGlut1.1, whole genome shotgun sequence genome encodes:
- the LOC133868565 gene encoding uncharacterized protein LOC133868565, translated as MLATPPEMIVKNRFLGFLIWQSIPSSAIFLLFKTFISTISSTTSTSTSSSSRSRNPLITYAPSLITLLTFFTFHLSQLLFSASLSLLSSPHPHRPAYPFELILGLVRFLLVSDSSSASVPVDFRLRAKVSLSFVLFVAACAVSGMLGMVSMCWVKSSGFAVEWVIRGFGVGLLYGLVYIYKRRWVLEFPIIQRPPFFSFKMGLPSATTRAFTLSGVAYLFSAVLGAILPDPFKSHVTVRKYIAEQIIFWIGSFAVFLCWELSHHLHRVLHTKRFTFAPPKGSAAAETNPSEHLLSALEESNRSSLLQYLAYLDLCMVCENNVDTWRRAAFYEETGETYKRVTAVCLRPLEELALKLAEGLESNVDKTSQLSNQLLSPADSRLESKHWEPLNNFQLCAWCARTVASLTAGSHKEDRCGVAQLSGSNAAVISTLLSCLLAVETFMGKKTNVQSPSHLMGPAGIKWATLSTRRIEVAVAKKRGGPLHSKAYAVADVLRTSIYNIVSAFHDEMLNSAKAGLLEKDWIISGKPLFGSRELLLQKLRLFLDFRAS; from the exons atgttGGCAACACCACCAGAAATGATCGTCAAGAACCGGTTCCTAGGGTTCCTCATATGGCAGTCCATTCCCTCCTCTGCCATCTTCCTCCTCTTCAAAACCTTCATCTCCACCATCAGCAGCACTACTTCTACTTCTACTTCTAGTAGTAGTAGAAGCAGAAACCCATTAATCACTTATGCCCCGTCGCTCATTACCCTCCTCACCTTCTTCACTTTCCACCTCTCACAGCTCCTcttctcggcctctctctcaCTCCTCTCCTCTCCCCACCCCCACCGCCCGGCCTACCCTTTTGAGCTCATACTCGGCCTCGTCCGCTTTCTTCTTGTCTCGGACTCATCATCGGCGTCGGTGCCCGTCGATTTTCGTCTCCGGGCCAAGGTTTCTCTGAGCTTCGTGTTGTTTGTGGCGGCGTGTGCTGTATCAGGAATGCTGGGAATGGTTTCGATGTGCTGGGTGAAATCGAGCGGCTTTGCTGTTGAGTGGGTGATTCGGGGTTTTGGGGTTGGATTGCTTTACGGGTTGGTTTATATTTATAAGCGCAGATGGGTTTTGGAGTTTCCCATTATCCAG CGTCCACCCTTCTTCAGCTTCAAGATGGGGCTCCCTTCAGCTACTACACGCGCTTTCACACTTTCGGGTGTGGCTTACCTTTTTTCAGCTGTTCTAGGAGCAATTCTCCCAGATCCCTTTAAGAGCCACGTTACTGTGAGAAAGTACATTGCTGAGCAGATCATCTTTTGGATTGGGAGTTTTGCAGTGTTTCTATGCTGGGAATTAAGTCACCATTTACATCGG GTGCTACATACAAAGAGGTTCACATTTGCACCACCCAAAGGATCTGCAGCAGCAGAAACAAATCCAAGTGAGCATCTCCTTTCAGCTCTGGAGGAGAGCAACCGAAGTTCTCTTCTACAGTATCTTGCATATCTTGATCTGTGTATGGTTTGTGAGAATAATGTTGATACCTGGCGACGAGCTGCCTTTTATGAAGAAACTGGTGAGACTTACAAAAGAGTCACAGCTGTATGCTTGAGGCCTCTGGAAGAGCTTGCGTTAAAGTTGGCTGAAGGTTTGGAAAGTAATGTTGACAAAACCTCTCAACTATCCAATCAGTTACTCTCACCTGCTGACTCACGTctagaatctaagcattgggaACCACTGAACAACTTCCAG CTATGTGCATGGTGTGCCAGGACGGTTGCCTCGCTAACTGCAGGCTCGCATAAGGAGGACAGGTGTGGGGTTGCTCAGCTCTCTGGTAGTAACGCTGCGGTCATCTCCACACTGTTGTCTTGCCTCCTCGCTGTCGAGACATTCATGGGGAAGAAGACCAACGTTCAGTCCCCCTCACATTTGATGGGGCCAGCTGGAATTAAATGGGCAACATTAAGCACAAGAAGAATAGAAGTTGCAGTGGCTAAAAAGAGAGGTGGGCCTCTACATTCAAAAGCATATGCTGTTGCTGATGTTTTAAGGACCTCCATCTACAATATTGTGTCTGCTTTCCACGATGAGATGCTGAATAGTGCTAAAGCAGGTCTTCTTGAGAAGGATTGGATCATCAGCGGCAAGCCTCTTTTTGGCTCCCGTGAGCTCCTGCTGCAGAAATTGCGTCTTTTCCTGGATTTTCGAGCTAGCTAA
- the LOC133868564 gene encoding CSC1-like protein ERD4, which yields MDFSSFLTSLGTSFLIFVLLMLLFTWLSRKPGNVVVYYPNRILKGLDPWDAYGGSRTRNPFAWIGEAMSATEQDVISMSGFDTAVYFVFLSTVLRILVLSSIVLLPMLLPVAVTDDSVKSTTATTSNGTFNDLDKLSMGNIRRRSPRLWAFLIATYWVSFVTYYLLWKAYKYVSVLRADTLMSSEAKPEQFVILVRDIPLALRGQTRKEQVDSYFNTIYPQTFYRSMVVTDNKEVNKIWEELEGYKKKLAHAKAIYAESRRTGKPEARPTNKTGFLGLFGAKVDSIEYYKEKINELIPKLKSEQNLTLREKQQDAALVFFTNRVTAASAAQSLHDQMVDKWTVTDAPEPRQLLWNNLKIKFFQRQVRQFVVYVIVALAILFYMIPIGFISALTTLDNLKKLLPFVKPVVNLKALRTVLEAFLPQIALIIFLALLPKFLLILSKAEGIPSVSHAVRAASGKYFYFTMLNVFIGVTVGGTLFSTLKTIEKNPNSVVTILANGLPGNATFFLTLVALKFFVGYGLELSRIVPLIIYHLKRKYLCKTEAELVEAWYPGDLKYGTRVPGDMLIVTIVLCYSVIAPLILPFGVVYFGLGWLVLRNQALKVYVPSYESYGRMWPHMHSRILAALIIYQVTMFGYFGAKKFVYVPFLIPLPILSLVFGYACSRKFYRFFRDMALEVACHDLNQIPNMDQVFRSFIPPCLRSKELDDDEFEDALSP from the exons ATGGATTTCAGTTCCTTCTTAACGTCCCTAGGGACGTCCTTTCTGATATTCGTGCTTCTCATGCTGCTTTTCACGTGGTTGTCGAGGAAGCCAGGGAACGTCGTGGTCTACTACCCGAACCGGATCTTGAAGGGTTTGGATCCCTGGGACGCGTACGGCGGCTCCAGGACCCGTAACCCGTTCGCGTGGATCGGGGAGGCTATGTCCGCCACCGAACAGGACGTCATATCCATGTCGGGGTTCGACACTGCTGTGTACTTCGTGTTCCTGAGCACCG TTTTGAGAATCTTGGTCTTATCTAGCATAGTGTTGTTGCCAATGCTTCTACCAGTTGCTGTTACTGATGATAGTGTGAAGTCTACTACGGCAACCACAAGCAATGGGACCTTTAACGACCTTGACAAGTTATCCATGGGAAATATCAGA CGGAGGAGTCCTCGGTTGTGGGCATTTCTGATTGCCACTTACTGGGTTTCATTTGTTACATATTACCTGTTATGGAAGGCATATAAATATGTCTCTGTATTAAGAGCAGACACTCTTATGTCTTCTGAAGCGAAGCCTGAACAATTTGTTATTCTCGTTAGAGATATACCTCTAGCCCTTCGAGGTCaaacaagaaaagaacaagTTGATTCATATTTTAATACTATCTATCCTCAGACATTTTACAGATCAATGGTGGTAACAGACAACAAAGAG GTAAACAAAATTTGGGAAGAGTTAGAAGGGTACAAGAAGAAGCTTGCACATGCTAAAGCCATATATGCAGAGTCAAGAAGAACTGGTAAACCAGAAGCAAGACCCACCAACAAAACTGGCTTCCTTGGTCTCTTTGGTGCAAAAGTGGATAGCATAGAGTACTACAAGGAAAAGATTAATGAATTAATCCCAAAACTGAAATCGGAACAAAATCTCACTCTCAGAGAGAAGCAGCAAGATGCTGCTCTGGTCTTTTTCACAAACAGGGTGACTGCAGCTTCTGCTGCTCAAAGCCTGCATGACCAAATGGTTGACAAATGGACAGTTACAGATGCTCCTGAACCACGTCAACTGCTATGGAATAATCTTAAAATCAAGTTTTTTCAGAGGCAAGTACGGCAATTTGTGGTGTATGTTATTGTGGCCTTGGCCATACTTTTCTACATGATTCCAATTGGGTTTATTTCTGCTCTCACAACACTGGACAATTTAAAGAAACTTCTCCCATTTGTAAAGCCAGTTGTGAATTTGAAAGCACTCAGGACAGTGTTGGAAGCTTTCCTCCCTCAGATTGCACTCATTATCTTCTTGGCTTTGTTGCCCAAGTTCCTTTTGATTCTCTCCAAGGCTGAGGGAATTCCCTCTGTAAGCCATGCAGTAAGAGCTGCTTCTGGGAAATATTTCTATTTCACTATGTTAAATGTTTTCATTGGAGTGACAGTGGGTGGAACCTTGTTCAGTACACTCAAGACCATTGAGAAGAATCCTAACTCTGTAGTTACAATACTAGCGAATGGTCTGCCAGGCAATGCAACGTTCTTCCTGACCCTTGTGGCTTTGAA GTTCTTTGTAGGCTATGGTCTTGAACTGTCTAGAATAGTTCCTTTAATCATATACCATTTAAAGAGGAAGTATCTGTGTAAGACTGAGGCTGAGTTGGTAGAAGCTTGGTATCCTGGAGATCTCAAATATGGAACTAGGGTTCCTGGTGACATGCTGATTGTCACAATTGTCCTGTGCTACTCTGTTATAGCTCCTCTTATTCTCCCATTTGGCGTGGTTTACTTTGGCCTGGGATGGCTAGTTCTTAGAAATCAG GCACTCAAAGTTTATGTTCCATCTTATGAAAGCTATGGAAGGATGTGGCCTCACATGCATTCACGCATCCTAGCAGCTCTGATAATATACCAAGTCACCATGTTTGGTTACTTTGGGGCAAAGAAATTCGTCTATGTACCATTCCTAATTCCACTCCCCATACTGTCCTTGGTCTTTGGATATGCCTGCAGTCGGAAATTCTACCGCTTTTTCCGTGACATGGCTCTGGAAGTTGCTTGCCATGATTTGAATCAAATTCCTAACATGGACCAAGTTTTCAGATCTTTCATCCCACCATGCTTGAGATCTAAGGAGCTTGATGATGATGAGTTTGAAGATGCTTTGTCACCATAA